One Sporosarcina sp. FSL W8-0480 genomic window, TTCTTCTGCTTCAATTAGGTCATGTATCGTCGTCTTGTCGAGGACATCTCTAATTGCCTCCCCAATTCGATTCCAAAGTGACTGTTGTGGTACATTGCTTTCCTCAATTCCTTCAACAACTTGAATTGGGCCTTCAAGCAATCTAATCACATCTCCGGCTGTTATCTCAGAGGGTGGTTTCGAGAGCTTATAGCCTCCGTAGGCACCACGGACACTGTTTACAATTCCGCTATTGCGCAAGGCAGGAATAAGTTGCTCCAAATAAGCTTCAGATAGATTTTGCTCTTCTGCTATTTTTCGCAAAGGCAAAGGGCCTTCCCCATACTTTTTTCCAAGCTCTACAACAACCGTAAGTCCATACCGACCTTTCGTAGAAATTCTCATAATAACCAACGTCCTTTTCTTTAACTACACTTCAAAATATTATAGCATAACTGACCTTCACGCTTCCTCCAAATGACTTATCCCTTTAACTCATGTATAATGGAGGAACAGATGTACGGGGAGTGATTTTTTTGCACAACGAACCACTGGCATTCCGGATGAGACCGAAGACGATAGATGAAATTGCAGGACAACAACATGTTATCGGAAAAGACACGGCACTTTACAGAATGATTTCAAAAGGCCATGTCCCTTCTATGCTTCTATACGGCGAGCCCGGAATCGGGAAAACGT contains:
- a CDS encoding Rrf2 family transcriptional regulator, which produces MRISTKGRYGLTVVVELGKKYGEGPLPLRKIAEEQNLSEAYLEQLIPALRNSGIVNSVRGAYGGYKLSKPPSEITAGDVIRLLEGPIQVVEGIEESNVPQQSLWNRIGEAIRDVLDKTTIHDLIEAEESTNLDGYMFYI